The Raphanus sativus cultivar WK10039 chromosome 2, ASM80110v3, whole genome shotgun sequence DNA segment AGTCAGATACAATGGTCACGAATGCGTTCATCCAACGGTCACAAATACACAGCACGGTTGAATACAAAAATAAGTTAATTAACGGCAAGTAGCATGTGCGTATTACTGTTAGCCCAAGTCCAATACAACAAAGTggataaaaaccaaaaaaaaagtctttaaaGACTGTCAAGAAGATTTCAGGTTCTTCTATCATTTCTCGGACAACAAAGAAGATTATAAAGACCAAACATGTCTGTCGGAATAAACTCCAGGATGGTGGCGTTTGTGGTACACGCGCTCGCCGTCGTCGCCTCGGTGATGGTGTTTGTTTGGTCAATATGTTACAGAGGTGGATTTGCGTGGGAATCTACCAACAAGACCCTTATCTTCAATGTAAGCTCTTCCTCTATCTCCTTCTCTCGTTGATTAATTTCTCAAAGTTCCTCTAGTGATTTTGTCTCATCTAACAAGAATGACAtttgtatttttggttttcATGCCCAATATTAATCCATtcttatttttagtaattattgtttttaatgATCTTTATCTAGCTTCATCCTGTTTTGACGCTTATCAGCTTAGTAATACTGGGAGGCGAAGgtaaaaaaacaacaataagAGGTTTATAAGAaacacaaataaacaaaaagatgaTATTGTATCTTATTTATGTAGTCTGaaattgtgttttgttttgtctaaaaaTATCAGCAATTATAAGTTACAAATCGCTTCCATTTGAGAAACGAGCGAACAAATTGATCCACCTTGTTCTCCACGCAATCGCCATTGTTCTCGGAATCTTGGGAATCTATGCTGCTTTCAAGCACCATAACGAGAAACACATCCCAAATCTCTATACTATCCATTCTTGGGTTGGTATTGGTGTCATTGTCCTTTACTCTCTCcaggtaaaaataaataaagaatcTTTAAACCAAGAACAATCTTTTGAATGCAAaaagggaaaattccttaaaaatatacGTACTGAATTtattttgctgaaaaaatacacaaacttttttggcttcctaaaaaatacacaaactaatttcgattgtccataaaatacacgaatttttgaattttgaaggtttcacacctcgattttaacggtgtaaacagtgactaacagaatagtaagacgccgttagacgccgttaactctaattaaaaagttcatgtattttatagacaaccaaaattagttcgtgtattttttgggaagcttaaaaagttcgtgtatttttcagcaaagttaatttagtatatatatttttaaggaattttcaaatggagtttgaatatttcatatactattcagaggctaaatatctggacccaatacatatccaaaattttatatttgaaaactttcggtttagttttggaccgaatattttcggatcaaatccggctaaaatatctagacctaatcttgacattttagccggattcaaaaacttggattggaactgacccgaaaatattcggtccaaaaccaaaccgaaagtttacaagtatttgttgggtccaaaactcttccacttgaaagaattgaaaccaaaatgAACTGATCCGAATAGATATGGGCCTAATAAAATCGACACGAATAGATTCAATCCGACAAGATCTTtctgctaacaattttgttattatttttgcaatattttttagttttgtttttgtaacagaaacatttttaattaatatgaaactttcaatgtaaaatttagagttgtttgtgaatttttagatatatatgatagatttcgactaaattggactaaacaaatatttgtaaacttttggtttggttttggacagaatatttttgggtcagttccgattcaagtttttgaattcGGCTAAAATGTCtagatattttacaaatataaaatttcggatctgtatcatgtgatagagaatgtgtttttttttcaggtctttGGGTCGGGTTTAGGCCGTTTTTTCCGGATATGGATCTTTCAGATCGAAAATAtttggtccaaaaccaaaccgaaagtttacaaatataaaattttagatatgtattgggtccatatatttagcctctgaatagtatatgaaatatccaaactccatttgaaaattccttaaaaatacacatactaaattaactttgctgaaaaaatacacgaactttttaggcttcccgaaaaatacacgaattaattttggttgtccataaaatacatgaactttttaatcagagttaacggcgtcttactattctgttagtcactgtttacaccgttaaaatcgaggtgtgaaaccttcaaattcaaaagttcgtgtattttatggacaatcaaaattagtttgtgtattttttgggaagccaaaaaagtttgtgtattttttcagtaaaagaaattcagtctgtgtatttttaaggaattttcccatgcaaaaatgaacttttttttttaactttgcagTGGCTGTATAGCTTTATTGTTTACTTCTTCCCAGGAAGATCATCAACTCTCAGAAGGGAATTTCTTCCATGGCACATTTTCCTTGgtgtctttgtttatgttcttGCAGTTGGAAACTCGGTTTTAGGGTTTCTTGAAAAGCTAACTTTCTTGGAAAAGTCAGGGCTTGACAAGTTTGGATCAGAAGCATTCCATGGATCCATGGCTATTATCACTATTCTGTTTGGTACTTTTGTGCTACTCATTGTTTACTCCAAGGCTCCTCCTTCAGATGAAGAAGATAACTATAGTTACTCAGCAATATGACCTCTTCAATTTTACTTtcctttgaagtttttttttttttttttaacctaatAACGCCACTTTCTTCTGTCAGAAATTTTCTAGTATGTCTTCAAACtttaatttctttaataaataatattttttgttcgGTCTCGGTGAACCGATCGGGTTTGAAATTAAACCGTAatatctaaatattaaactaaaatctgaaaatggttaaaatgaaaaaaaaaactgatatggatttctttttaactaaaactaaaaatatatttatgcaACGCTATAGCTGGGCTCGTAGGTCGACCTCAGCCATGGTAGCCAAAGATTACTCATGCTCACTTCTAATCATTGTAACGTAgtattttttgctaaattgtaaatatcatttCACAGAAATTAAAGTTTTGGTTACAAGATAAGTTGCATCCATGGTCTGCTTTAACAGCCATTCTGATTTTTAGGAGCcgtaaaaatttctaaaaaaatcccTAAGAATCTAACAAGTTAACTCAAAGCTTTCCAAGAAAATGGAGAGCACGAACTAACTAAATTTCTAGGACAAGATACAACAATATAGAGCTCCTATAACCAAAGCACTTCTTGCAAAGTTGGACAGACCTGCAAAGCAAGAGTATAGACTGAGAGGATGTTCCGTCGAACTCACCGAAGTGGCTCCAACAGCTTCAACGGCGATGGCTGGCTCTCACCCCGGGGCACTGCTGGAGGAAGACATCAAACAGAACGAACTCCTAGCTATCTCGACGAAGAGCTAAACGTAACCCCAAGACTACACCGCATGACAAGGAAGCACAAGTTACGGTCAAGCGCAGGCGGTATAATCAGCCTCCATCCGGCCACGCGACACATAAGAACGGCAAGGTCACTGGTGCTACAAAGAACTCACTGTCGGAGCAAAGTTTAACAGGAAATGAAGCACAGAGGAAGTAGAAACTCCCTGAGACAGACATTTCAACCGGTAAAAGAAAGTCTTCGCCTTTTTGCAAGTGACGCCGAGATAAAGGGATGTCCTCAAAGCCCTAATGGACAGCATCGgtagcaagaagaagaaaacaaacgaGAAATGGGAAACGCCATGGTTGTTGATTCTCGAACTAAGGATTAGAGGTTCTCAGTGGGTTACCTCAGAACCACTTTTCACTCAATCAGAGTGGAGAAACTCTATGAAAACCTTGGATAAAATGTTAGAAGAAACCAACTGGAGCGAGACAACATGTGCAGGAACGGCGACGGTAGCTACGCGTCTGATGTTCCGGCGGTCTCGGATCTTAAAGCTGACCCAGCTTCGAGCGCAGTCGGCGACTAACAAGAGACCCAAGGCCCGGAAAGTAACCCAGACTTCTCTCGCCTCGCCGGTGTTCCAGAGGAATCCAAAAACGCCTTTGAATCCCGTCTATCCAGTGGAGAAAACAACCGGATCCAGAGCCACTGCGCAAGGAGGAAAGAGGAGAG contains these protein-coding regions:
- the LOC108836120 gene encoding transmembrane ascorbate ferrireductase 1-like isoform X1, coding for MSVGINSRMVAFVVHALAVVASVMVFVWSICYRGGFAWESTNKTLIFNLHPVLTLISLVILGGEAIISYKSLPFEKRANKLIHLVLHAIAIVLGILGIYAAFKHHNEKHIPNLYTIHSWVGIGVIVLYSLQWLYSFIVYFFPGRSSTLRREFLPWHIFLGVFVYVLAVGNSVLGFLEKLTFLEKSGLDKFGSEAFHGSMAIITILFGTFVLLIVYSKAPPSDEEDNYSYSAI
- the LOC108836120 gene encoding transmembrane ascorbate ferrireductase 1-like isoform X2, with the protein product MSVGINSRMVAFVVHALAVVASVMVFVWSICYRGGFAWESTNKTLIFNLHPVLTLISLVILGGEAIISYKSLPFEKRANKLIHLVLHAIAIVLGILGIYAAFKHHNEKHIPNLYTIHSWVGIGVIVLYSLQVEIDGALAASLLYDDSELTSCDTVTLRQIQQQQVMIPPCMVCPTECPQRFVCPYCPVPYPHGHDTLPFVCLYCPVPYFHVHDYPPVVVMTIS